The Knoellia sp. S7-12 region CTCACAGCCGCTGACGAGGCTGACCACATCGCCCTCTGGCTCGCCGCGCACCGTTCACGAGGGGCCGTGAGTGCTGCGGTGCTCTGCCGCAAGCGAGCCGAGTTCGCCACGGTGACAGCGGCACTGGAGGAACACGGCATACCCCACGAGGTGGTTGGCCTGGGCGGCCTGCTCCTCACACCAGAGGTCGAGGACGTTGTCGCGCTGCTCCATGTCGTGCAGGACCCCGCGCGTGGTGACCACCTCATCCGGTTGCTCTCGGGTCCGATGATGCGACTCGGGATTGCCGACCTCGATGCCCTTGCGGCATGGTCGCGGGTGCAGCAACGCCAACGCGGGGGTGCGGTGGCCCGTCACGAGCGGGACCTCGCTCCCGATGCCGCCGACGCACCGAGCATCATCGAGGCGCTCGACGCCCTCCCTCCTCGAGGGTGGGTCGGCGACGAGGGAGAGCGGCTCGGCGACGTTGCCCGCGACCGGCTGGCCGGTCTTGCGGCCACCGTGCGGCGGATGCGCGGGCTCACCTTTCTCCCCCTGGCCGACCTCGTCCTCGAGGCCGAGAAGGCGCTCGGCCTCGACATCGAGGTCTTGTCGCGGCCCGAATACACCCCGGCCGCGGCGCGGGCGCACCTCGATGCCTTCGGTGATGTGGCCGCCCAGTTCTCGCAGAGCGCTGACCGGGCGACCCTCGGCGGGTTCCTCGACTGGATCAAGGCGGCCATCGACGAGGAGCGCGGTCTCGATCGTGGCTACGCAGACGCGACGTCGGACGCCGTTCAGGTCATGACGATCCACGCCGCCAAGGGCCTCGAGTGGGACGTCGTCGCCGTGCCGGCGCTGGTCGAGAGCACCTTCCCCGCCCACAACCTCCATTCGCCGAGCTTCAAGAATGGGGAGTGGCGCATCTCCGCGCCCAAGGACAAGGGTTGGCTGGCCGGCCTGCAGGACGGTGGGCTGCCCTACGAACTGCGCGGCGACCGTGACGGTCTGCCTGAGTTCGGCTGGCAGAGCGCGATCGGGTGGGACGAACTCGCCACTCGGCTCGAGGAGTTTGCCGTCGCCGGGGGCGAGCACGCGATCGCCGAGGAGCGTCGGCTCGCCTACGTCGCCTCCACCCGCGCCCGCCACGCCTTGCTGCTCACGGCCAGCGTGTGGAGTCGGCCCAAGACACCGCGCGTGACCTCACGCTTCCTCGACGAGGTGATGGCCCTCTCCGCCACCGAAGGCGGCTCGTCGCGGGCCCGCGTCGGTGTGTGGACAGATCTGCCCGAGCCGCCCGACGACGGGTCCTCCGTCGTCAAGCCCGGCACGGAGGATGGGCACGAGTTCGCCTGGCCGGTCGACCACCTGGGTCACCGTCGCGTGCGAGCGGATGCGGCTGCCCGTGCGGTGACTGAGGCTGTCACCGTCGCGCCGGGCACAGGTGGGGCCGCCGATGCCGGCCCGTGGGCACGTGAGCTGGAGGTCCTGCTCGCCGAACGCGCGTCGCGGCAGGCGCGCCACGACGATGTCGTCGAGTTGCCCTCCCACCTGTCGACGTCGTCCCTCGTCTCCTTCGCGAGCGACCCCGAGCGATTCGCTGCAGAGCTGCGGCGGCCCATGCCGTCGGCGCCCGCCGGGGCGGCCCGCCGGGGCACGGCTTTCCACGCCTGGGTGGAGGAGCACTACGCGCGCGCCGCGATCGTCGATCTTTTCGATCTCCCGGGCAGCGCCGACGACGACCCCATGGGCGACGAAGAGCTGCCAGCCATGCGCGAGCGATTCCTCGCGAGCCCGTGGGCCGCTCGAGAGCCGGTCGAGATCGAGACGGCGCTCGAGACCGTGGTCGATGGTGTCGCCATCCGTGGCCGCATCGATGCCGTGTTCGCCGACGTCGAGGGCGCAGAGTGGGTCATCGTCGACTGGAAGACCGGACGCCGCCCCTCCGGAGAAGTCGCGCGGATGCGCGCACTGCAACTCGCGGCATACCGGATTGCGTGGGCGCGACTACGCGGCATTGACCCGGAGCGGGTGAGTGGAGCGTTCTACTACGCCGGCACGGGTGAGACGGTCTGGCCAGATCTGGCGGACGAGGTGGAGATCAGCGACCTTCTCGCGGGAGTTCCCCGGGCGTGAGCCCGGCCTCCGGAGCGTCTTGCGCCTTCGGGACGTCTTGGTCGTCCCGTGTGGGCTCGGTCTCCGAGTCTGGACGCGATGCCAACCCGGGGATGGGCCGAGTGATCGACAGGTCCTCGTCGTCGTCCTTGTCGTCGCCGTCCTCGTCCTCGTCCTCGGGCACGACGTCTGGTCGCGGCTGGGCCTCGTCCTCAAGCTCGACTGCCGTGGCTGAGGTGGCTGAGGTGGCGCCGAAGGTCCGAGGCGTCCAGGCGACCTCGTCGTCGTGCGACGCATCCTCGATGACCGAGTCGCGATCGTCGGCGTGCTCGTCCTCCTCCTGGTAGGTCTCGTCAGCCACAACCGATTCCGTGGAGTCGTCGTAGTCGAGGTCGAGCCCGAGGGCGGAGTTTCTGAGGGGCTCTGCGGGCTCGGTCGTCTCTGCTGGCTCAGTCGTCTCGGCGACCTCGGTCTCCTTTGTGACCTGCCCTGGCGTCGGCTCGAACGCGACGTCCTCATCCTCGTCCTCGTCTTCCGCGACCGCAGGCGGGGGTGTGGCCCGACCTCTCAGAGCAACGGGCGTGAGGGAGGTGCGGCGATAGTCGTCGGCCGGGTCGTCGGCGTGCACGTCCTCGTCGAGTCGGCGCAGGCGGCTCGACAGACCCTCGACGGCCTCCTCGTCTCCCCGTGAGTCGGCGCGCATGAGTTGCGCCAGGACGCTCAGCTCTGCGGCGAGCCGAGCTCGGACCAGCAGGTTGGGGTCGGGCCGCTCCACCCGAGCGTGCGCGTAGGCCTCGAGGACGGTTTCGAGAGCGGCCGAATCCGCTTCCTCGACGAGAGCCGCGAAGTCATCGGCTGGATCAGCGACCTTGGCGTCCTCCCAGCCGGTGATGCCGCGAATGCGACCGGTGGATGCGTCGGAGTCGTCCTCGAACACCGCGAGCACCTGGTCGCCCGTGAGGTCGCCATGGATGGGCGTCGGAGCGAACCGCCACAGTGCCACGTCCTCGAGGGCCTGCTCCCAGCGCGCCAGCAGAGCCGTCGGCACCCGCCCGGACTCGGCTGCGCGATCCAGCTGGGCAAGCCGACGCGTGCGATAGGCATCCGCGTCGTAGGTCGGCATTCCGGCCTCGTCGAACAGGCGGGTGTCGGTGTTGTGCAGGGCGGCCAGGGCGCGTCCCAACTCGGCAGCAGGACCAGCGCCGGCGGGGAGGGTGTCGAAGTCGAGATTGTGGCCGGGAAGGTAGGGATAGACCATCGCCCGACCGCCACCCTTGAGTTCGACGAAGCCGCGCGGAGCCGGCACCGTGAAGGGCAGGCGTCGGGCCAACATCTGCAGCAAGGTCACCGTCAGGTCCATGCGCGCCGCCGCCAACTCACTGCGCGGCGCCCGAACCACCCATCGGCGATGCTCGGTGTCCTGGACGAAGGCGACGTCGTAGTCCTGTTCCGGCACGCTCGGCAGAGCCTCGACGCTCACCGGGTCCAGACCCGGCACGCCGGCGCTCGCGACGGCCGCAAGGAAGGTCGGGGTGCGTTCCACTCGTTCACCGTATGCCGTGAGGGCCCTTAGGGTGGGTACGTGGCGCGTGCAGCAGCGAGTCTTCCCTCCCTTGCCCTCTCCCGTGGTGGTCTCGACCGCCACAGCGAACTCCGTACCGAACCCGGACTTCTCGACGTCCTGCTCGATGATCCGGCCACCCGGGTGCTCGAGCTCGTCGGCGGTCGTGCCGAGGTCGAGGAGGGGGAGCAGGCCGAGGTGGCCCTGCGTTATCGCGCGCCGACCGCCAGCGATCGCGACCAGTTCGTGGCCTACCTCGGCCACGACGCACCCAGGGGTGGCACGGCATACCTCGTGTCTGTTGCCCCGGAGACGACCGCCACGGCCGACGATCCCCGGCGGCGCGGACTGCGCGCGGTCGGCGCGAGCCTCGGTGATCTCGATGCCGGAGTGCTCACGACGGCGACGGGCTTGGCGAACTGGCACGCGCGTCACGGCTTCTGCCCGCGGTGCGGATCACCCACGGAGCCGGCGCACTCGGGGTGGATCCGGGTGTGTCCGAACGACGAGAGCGAGCACTACCCCCGCACCGATCCGGCCGTGATCATGTCAGTCATCGACAACCAGGACCGGCTGCTCCTCGCCCGCGGGGTCGGGTTCGCCGCGCAGGGTATGTCGGTGTTGGCTGGCTTCGTCGAGCCGGGCGAGAGCCTGTCGAGCGCCGTGGCGCGTGAGGTGCACGAGGAGGTCGGGGTCACGGTGAGTGACGTCGCCTACCTGGGTGACCAGCCGTGGCCCTTTCCGTCATCGTTGATGATCGGTTTCACGGCGCGGGCAGTGACGACGGACCTCACCCTGCAGGAGAGCGAGATCGAGGCGGCCCGCTGGTTCGACCGCGACGAGTTCACCCGGGCTGTCGCTGACGGATCGTTGCTCATCTCCAGCCGGATCTCGATCGCCCGCCGGCTCATCGAGCACTGGTACGGCGGCGAGATCGACGTGGCCGACACGCCGGCCCGCAGCTGATCAGCTGGCGAGGCGCTGCTTGACCTCGGCCAGCGACGGGTTCGTCGCGGCGGTGCCGTCCGGGAAGACCACGGTGGGCACCGTCTGGTTGCCGCCGTTGACCTGCATCACGTAGACCGCGGCATCGTCGTCGCGCTCGATGTCGACGACGTCGACGGTGATGCCCTCGCGGTCGAGCTGCGACTTGAGGCGCCGGCAGTAGCCGCACCACGTGGTCGAGTACATCGTCACGCTTCCGGCGACGGGGTTCTTGGTGCTCATGGCGCTCCTGTGGACAGCCGAGGGTGGATGGTCGGACCTGCCACCTAGGATCGCACCGATGCCCATCCTGCCCTCACACCCCTCTGCTGACGCGATCCTCGACGGTCTCGACCCGGAGCAGCGAGAGGTGGCCGCCAACCCGTCCGGCCCGATGGTCGTGCTCGCGGGCGCCGGCACCGGCAAGACGCGTGCCATCACCCACCGCATTGCGTATGCC contains the following coding sequences:
- a CDS encoding UvrD-helicase domain-containing protein, whose amino-acid sequence is MSTTSTSDAPAGAVAGVRWSAAAVAEAIGLPHRPTPEQTAVIEAPLRPLLVIAGAGSGKTETMAARVVWLVANGFVEPEDVLGLTFTRKAATELSDRIGNRLAQLRRVGLWTPQEVDGAPSLGAAVSVSTYHSYAGRLVREHGLRLGYEADTRLLSEAAAWQTAHEAVARYDGPMDEVDKAESTVTAAVVDLAGEMAEHLQTPATVAAHLDRVIDHLEQLERGDTKKRVNPLAAELTNLRLRRAVLPIVDRYAQLKRSRDAMDFADQMALAARLSMTFDDIGAIERARHRVVLLDEFQDTSEAQLALLKALYVAPGETSAVTAVGDPHQSIYGWRGASATTLTRFAVEFGDPEPARKLDLSTSWRNDSAILDVANHLARPLRAASRVPVEPLSSRPGAGGGSVEVARLLTAADEADHIALWLAAHRSRGAVSAAVLCRKRAEFATVTAALEEHGIPHEVVGLGGLLLTPEVEDVVALLHVVQDPARGDHLIRLLSGPMMRLGIADLDALAAWSRVQQRQRGGAVARHERDLAPDAADAPSIIEALDALPPRGWVGDEGERLGDVARDRLAGLAATVRRMRGLTFLPLADLVLEAEKALGLDIEVLSRPEYTPAAARAHLDAFGDVAAQFSQSADRATLGGFLDWIKAAIDEERGLDRGYADATSDAVQVMTIHAAKGLEWDVVAVPALVESTFPAHNLHSPSFKNGEWRISAPKDKGWLAGLQDGGLPYELRGDRDGLPEFGWQSAIGWDELATRLEEFAVAGGEHAIAEERRLAYVASTRARHALLLTASVWSRPKTPRVTSRFLDEVMALSATEGGSSRARVGVWTDLPEPPDDGSSVVKPGTEDGHEFAWPVDHLGHRRVRADAAARAVTEAVTVAPGTGGAADAGPWARELEVLLAERASRQARHDDVVELPSHLSTSSLVSFASDPERFAAELRRPMPSAPAGAARRGTAFHAWVEEHYARAAIVDLFDLPGSADDDPMGDEELPAMRERFLASPWAAREPVEIETALETVVDGVAIRGRIDAVFADVEGAEWVIVDWKTGRRPSGEVARMRALQLAAYRIAWARLRGIDPERVSGAFYYAGTGETVWPDLADEVEISDLLAGVPRA
- a CDS encoding macrolide 2'-phosphotransferase translates to MERTPTFLAAVASAGVPGLDPVSVEALPSVPEQDYDVAFVQDTEHRRWVVRAPRSELAAARMDLTVTLLQMLARRLPFTVPAPRGFVELKGGGRAMVYPYLPGHNLDFDTLPAGAGPAAELGRALAALHNTDTRLFDEAGMPTYDADAYRTRRLAQLDRAAESGRVPTALLARWEQALEDVALWRFAPTPIHGDLTGDQVLAVFEDDSDASTGRIRGITGWEDAKVADPADDFAALVEEADSAALETVLEAYAHARVERPDPNLLVRARLAAELSVLAQLMRADSRGDEEAVEGLSSRLRRLDEDVHADDPADDYRRTSLTPVALRGRATPPPAVAEDEDEDEDVAFEPTPGQVTKETEVAETTEPAETTEPAEPLRNSALGLDLDYDDSTESVVADETYQEEDEHADDRDSVIEDASHDDEVAWTPRTFGATSATSATAVELEDEAQPRPDVVPEDEDEDGDDKDDDEDLSITRPIPGLASRPDSETEPTRDDQDVPKAQDAPEAGLTPGELPREGR
- the nudC gene encoding NAD(+) diphosphatase, with product MARAAASLPSLALSRGGLDRHSELRTEPGLLDVLLDDPATRVLELVGGRAEVEEGEQAEVALRYRAPTASDRDQFVAYLGHDAPRGGTAYLVSVAPETTATADDPRRRGLRAVGASLGDLDAGVLTTATGLANWHARHGFCPRCGSPTEPAHSGWIRVCPNDESEHYPRTDPAVIMSVIDNQDRLLLARGVGFAAQGMSVLAGFVEPGESLSSAVAREVHEEVGVTVSDVAYLGDQPWPFPSSLMIGFTARAVTTDLTLQESEIEAARWFDRDEFTRAVADGSLLISSRISIARRLIEHWYGGEIDVADTPARS
- a CDS encoding mycoredoxin: MSTKNPVAGSVTMYSTTWCGYCRRLKSQLDREGITVDVVDIERDDDAAVYVMQVNGGNQTVPTVVFPDGTAATNPSLAEVKQRLAS